The following proteins are co-located in the Oryzias melastigma strain HK-1 linkage group LG8, ASM292280v2, whole genome shotgun sequence genome:
- the LOC112146268 gene encoding uncharacterized protein LOC112146268, with protein sequence MWPSSEVLMCSGCTIPSPICGCNPTPPKGNYHYLLFSAPSLCLGVTMNSPNGEATKISMELKDISLKIQQLQEKKKIMQIFLEIRNRTNFGQTEEAYAKKKQIKIIDDELRQLRERQAELQKRLKGISAVTGRDDQKEEAYTRQKQMNIIGNELRHLRGRQVEQQQTYENNSPVRNRNDQNEEVYGQETQMNIMGNELKHLREKQMESFERTSAVKDGDDHNEMAADPTRQEEKRNAAEKKVVFVEAPPPYPAPSVILDMSKLPPEPSRTQCPECQQFVVTETVTSVSSVTWLVCVMSAMLCCVAGCCLIPFCSDKFKSITHKCPKCRTSISTLKKL encoded by the exons ATGTGGCCCAGTAGTGAGGTGTTAATGTGTTCAGGGTGTACCATCCCTTCGCCCATATGTGGCTGTAACCCTACGCCCCCGAAAGGGAACTATCACTATctacttttctctgctccttCTCTCTGTTTAGGTGTCACCATGAATTCACCCAATGGCGAGGCCACCAAAATTTCCATGGAGTTGAAggacatttctttaaagattcaACAACttcaggaaaagaagaagattatGCAGATTTTTCTGGAGATAAGGAACCGCACAAACTTTGGCCAAACAG AAGAAGCATACgccaaaaagaaacaaatcaagATTATTGACGATGAACTGCGACAGCTCAGAGAGAGGCAGGCTGAGTTGCAGAAACGGTTGAAGGGCATTTCAGCTGTCACAGGCAGAGATGACCAGAAAG AAGAAGCATACACCAGACAGAAACAGATGAACATTATTGGGAATGAACTAAGACATCTCAGAGGGAGGCAGGTTGAGCAGCAACAAACGTATGAGAACAACTCACCTGTCAGAAACAGAAATGACCAGAATG AAGAAGTATACGGCCAAGAAACACAGATGAACATTATGGGCAATGAACTGAAACATCTCAGAGAGAAGCAGATGGAATCGTTTGAGAGGACCTCAGCTGTCAAAGACGGAGACGACCACAATG AGATGGCAGCCGACCCCACAAGACAGGAGGAAAAGAGGAATGCtgctgagaaaaaagttgtcttTGTTGAGGCTCCGCCTCCGTACCCAG CTCCTTCTGTGATCCTGGACATGAGTAAACTTCCACCTGAACCCAGCAGGACTCAGTGCCCCGAGTGTCAGCAGTTTGTAGTGACTGAGACCGTTACCTCCGTCAGTAGCGTGACCTGGCTGGTGTGCGTGATGTCAGCTATGCTTTG CTGTGTGGCCGGTTGTTGCCTCATTCCTTTCTGCTCCGACAAGTTCAAGTCCATCACACACAAATGTCCAAAGTGTCGGACGTCCATCTCGACCCTGAAAAAGCTCTGA